In the genome of Tropicibacter oceani, one region contains:
- a CDS encoding autotransporter assembly complex protein TamA, with product MLLVAFAFASAPAFAFQGKLKVVGGDDTLEGILTGASLVLTAEKEGNKNPQDILAAAQADYGRLIGALYQEGYYGPVIQITIDGQEAATLPPLTRLPNVSKVVISVDPGPRFKLGRAEITPVTKKTRLPEGFQRGEPARTDVIRDAALAGVDGWREKGHAKADVIEQDVVADHARSRLDVLLRLNPGPLVRFGDLVVDGESAVRQDRIQDIAGIPSGEVFDPDVLVKSAARLRRTGTFSSVTLREADTLDANNQMDVELSLVDAKPRRFGFGAELHSAEGLELSAFWMHRNMFGGAERFRIEGSVGGIGGETEGLDYHLSASLTRPATFTSDTDLFIRLNLDQLEEPTYYSQQASLEVGLTRQFTDELSAEAGIAYRYSDVDDDLGRRQFNHLSFPLSATWDRRNNGLDATKGSYLRADLMPYVGLGGSASGGRVYVDGRIYKGLGEERKVVLAARAQLGSVFGSSIKDTPPDLLFLSGGSGTVRGHSYQSLAIDDGTDETGGRSFVGLSGEVRTTFTDKIGAVAFYDLGYIGANGFVDDTGGWHSGAGLGLRYQTGIGPIRFDVATPVTGPDSSAVQIYLGIGQAF from the coding sequence TTGCTTTTGGTTGCTTTTGCCTTTGCTTCCGCACCGGCATTCGCATTCCAGGGCAAGCTGAAGGTCGTGGGCGGTGACGACACGTTGGAAGGGATCCTGACCGGAGCATCGCTGGTTCTGACCGCCGAAAAGGAAGGAAACAAGAACCCGCAGGACATTCTGGCCGCGGCGCAGGCGGATTATGGCCGATTGATCGGCGCGCTTTACCAGGAAGGGTATTACGGTCCCGTCATCCAGATCACCATCGACGGACAAGAGGCGGCGACCCTGCCGCCGCTGACCCGCCTGCCCAACGTGTCGAAAGTGGTCATCTCTGTCGATCCGGGCCCCCGTTTCAAACTGGGCCGGGCCGAGATAACCCCCGTCACCAAAAAGACCCGCCTGCCCGAAGGCTTTCAGCGCGGCGAACCGGCGCGCACGGATGTGATCCGCGATGCCGCCCTGGCGGGCGTCGATGGCTGGCGCGAAAAGGGCCATGCCAAGGCCGATGTGATCGAGCAGGACGTGGTCGCCGATCACGCGCGCTCGCGCCTCGATGTCCTGTTGCGGTTGAACCCGGGCCCCCTGGTGCGGTTCGGCGATCTGGTGGTCGATGGCGAAAGCGCCGTGCGGCAGGACCGCATCCAGGACATCGCCGGCATTCCCAGCGGCGAAGTCTTTGATCCCGACGTTCTGGTCAAATCGGCTGCCCGGCTGCGGCGCACCGGCACCTTCAGTTCCGTCACGCTGCGCGAGGCCGATACGCTGGACGCCAACAACCAGATGGACGTCGAACTGTCGCTTGTCGATGCGAAACCCCGCCGTTTCGGCTTTGGCGCCGAACTGCATTCCGCCGAAGGGTTGGAGCTGTCGGCCTTCTGGATGCACCGCAACATGTTCGGCGGCGCCGAACGGTTTCGGATCGAAGGATCGGTTGGCGGCATCGGCGGTGAAACCGAAGGGCTGGACTATCACCTGAGCGCCAGCCTGACGCGTCCGGCGACCTTCACCTCGGACACCGACCTGTTCATCCGGCTGAATCTGGATCAGCTCGAAGAGCCGACCTATTATTCCCAGCAGGCCAGCCTGGAGGTCGGTCTGACCCGGCAATTCACCGATGAGCTGAGCGCCGAAGCCGGGATTGCCTATCGCTACTCTGACGTCGATGACGATCTGGGGCGCCGGCAGTTCAACCACCTCAGCTTTCCGCTGTCCGCGACCTGGGACCGCCGCAACAATGGGCTGGATGCGACCAAGGGGTCCTACCTGCGGGCCGATCTGATGCCCTATGTCGGGCTTGGCGGCAGCGCTTCGGGCGGGCGCGTCTATGTCGATGGCCGCATCTACAAAGGCCTGGGCGAAGAGCGCAAGGTCGTGCTGGCGGCGCGCGCGCAACTGGGTTCGGTCTTTGGGTCGTCGATCAAGGACACACCGCCGGACCTTTTGTTCCTGTCGGGCGGCAGCGGCACGGTGCGCGGGCATTCCTATCAATCGCTGGCCATCGACGACGGCACCGATGAAACCGGCGGACGGTCCTTTGTCGGCCTGTCCGGCGAGGTGCGCACAACATTCACCGACAAGATCGGCGCGGTCGCCTTTTACGACCTTGGCTATATCGGCGCGAACGGCTTTGTCGACGATACCGGCGGCTGGCACAGCGGCGCCGGGCTGGGACTGCGGTATCAGACTGGCATCGGCCCGATCCGGTTCGACGTGGCAACCCCCGTCACCGGGCCGGATTCCAGCGCGGTGCAGATCTATCTTGGCATAGGGCAGGCTTTTTGA
- a CDS encoding translocation/assembly module TamB domain-containing protein: MRWFLVACLVFLQTLAASAQEDKDRITRYLEEALSGAGRQVVVEGFRGALSSRATMDRLTIADDDGIWLTLTDAVLDWNRTAVLGGRIEINELSAAQIDLPRIPSGGDTASPEARAFSLPELPVSVRIDKIAVQRVVLGETVIGIPAVAAINGNMELADGQGNANLQITRLEGPRGEFTLAAGYSNLTKELSVDLNLTEAENGLAANLLNLPGKPALELIVNGAAPIDDYTADVVLRSGGQERLVGQVSTQAADTADTDPRLIRVDIAGDLAPLFVPQYQAFFGPEVALKSRIALYPDGRVTLDELSATSAALRLNGTFSLSANGLPEAFRLDAALLDPDGAPVLLPMSGPETRVGMALITASFDSAKGDAWTLVGDLKELRRDEVTLEALQLETSGTIRNGTARQVTARIDASAQGVVLTDPKLQQALGSLIDLGADIVWQEGAPIRFENLDLVASGLNLSGDGTLDGLDSNLTLDGTIRASVQDLSRLSALAGQDLRGAIKADLAGQATLLTGAFDLALTATGDDLSVGMADLDDLLSGSSQLDLSALRTTEGLTIRRANIALRGLSASGAGKVATEQGELTVQGALQASIQDLSRLSALAKRDLRGSLDADLDGKATLTTGAFDLTLSTTGNDLAVGIADVDDLLVGPSRLDVSALRDATGLTLRQAQVTTRGLSANGAGRVASGDSDVTFSADLARTEGFAPSLTGPSRVSGRAVQNAEGWRVTLDGTAPRAITLTADLDLPTKGDPSATFDARIGSLAWVAPELAGPGSIRGRAQRSGSQWVVDTTASGPGGITADLAGQIAQDAKTAALGVTGRLPLGLANRRLGANSVQGMAQVDLRLDGPLTLSSLSGQITTSDSRLAVPALRNALKGIEATVTLNAGQADFDARGKLDSGGTIRTDGRVRLQAPFVTEAEVILKGVKITDPELYETHANGTLRLSGSAPANLALSGQLVLDETEIRVPSTGIGSYGAVPDITHLNEPGGVRRTRSYAGLLDVTGAAENGGGVAVGLDVEIVALNRIFVRGRGLDAELGGQLRLTGSSADVIPQGRFDLIRGRLDILGKRLILEEGSARLQGDLVPMLRLVARTTADDTVVYVTIEGPADSPEIKFESDPALPEDEVLARLLFGRGVSSISALQAVQLASAVATLAGQGGVGIVERLRQTTGFDDLDVTTDENGAATLRVGKYISENAYTDVEIDSSGQSRINLNLDLTPSTKLRGQVGSDGGTGIGLFFERDY; encoded by the coding sequence ATGCGTTGGTTTCTGGTTGCATGCCTTGTGTTCCTTCAGACCCTTGCCGCCAGCGCGCAAGAGGACAAGGACCGCATCACCCGCTATCTCGAAGAGGCGCTGTCCGGTGCTGGCCGTCAGGTCGTGGTCGAAGGGTTCCGCGGCGCGCTGAGTTCGCGCGCGACCATGGACAGGCTGACCATCGCTGATGACGATGGCATCTGGCTGACCCTGACCGACGCGGTGCTGGACTGGAACCGCACGGCGGTTCTGGGCGGCCGGATCGAGATCAACGAACTGTCCGCGGCCCAGATCGACCTGCCGCGCATCCCCTCGGGCGGCGACACCGCCAGCCCCGAGGCCCGCGCCTTCAGCCTGCCCGAGCTGCCGGTCAGCGTCCGTATCGACAAGATCGCCGTACAGCGCGTTGTTTTGGGGGAAACCGTCATCGGTATCCCGGCGGTTGCCGCGATCAACGGCAACATGGAACTGGCCGACGGGCAGGGCAATGCCAACCTGCAAATCACCCGGCTGGAAGGGCCGCGGGGCGAATTCACCCTTGCGGCGGGCTATTCCAACCTGACCAAGGAGCTGAGCGTCGATCTGAACCTGACCGAGGCGGAAAACGGTCTTGCGGCGAACCTTTTGAACCTGCCGGGCAAACCGGCGCTGGAACTGATCGTCAACGGCGCCGCGCCGATCGACGACTATACCGCAGACGTGGTGCTGCGCAGTGGCGGCCAGGAACGGCTGGTCGGGCAGGTCAGCACGCAGGCGGCAGACACCGCCGACACCGATCCGCGCCTGATCCGAGTGGATATCGCAGGCGATCTTGCGCCGCTGTTCGTGCCACAATACCAGGCCTTCTTTGGCCCCGAGGTCGCCTTGAAAAGCCGTATCGCGCTGTATCCCGATGGCCGCGTGACGCTGGACGAATTGTCGGCGACTTCGGCGGCATTGCGGTTGAACGGCACGTTTTCGCTGTCAGCCAACGGCCTGCCCGAAGCCTTCCGGCTGGACGCGGCACTGCTGGACCCGGATGGCGCGCCGGTGCTGCTGCCGATGTCCGGCCCGGAAACCCGCGTGGGCATGGCCTTGATCACCGCCAGTTTCGACAGCGCCAAAGGCGATGCCTGGACCCTGGTCGGAGACCTCAAGGAGCTGCGCCGCGACGAGGTGACCCTTGAGGCGTTGCAACTGGAAACCAGCGGCACGATCCGCAACGGCACCGCGCGGCAGGTCACCGCGCGCATCGACGCATCCGCGCAGGGGGTCGTGCTTACCGACCCGAAACTGCAACAGGCGCTGGGATCCCTGATCGACCTTGGCGCCGATATCGTCTGGCAGGAAGGCGCGCCGATCCGTTTCGAAAACCTTGATCTGGTGGCAAGCGGTCTGAACCTGTCTGGCGATGGTACGCTGGACGGGCTGGACAGCAACCTGACCCTTGATGGCACGATCCGCGCCTCGGTTCAGGATCTGTCGCGGCTGTCGGCCCTGGCCGGGCAGGACCTGCGCGGCGCGATCAAGGCCGACCTCGCGGGGCAGGCGACGCTTTTGACCGGTGCCTTTGACCTGGCCCTGACCGCCACCGGCGACGATCTGTCGGTCGGCATGGCCGATCTTGACGATCTGCTCTCCGGGTCCAGCCAGCTGGACCTATCGGCGCTGCGCACCACCGAAGGGCTGACCATTCGCCGTGCCAACATCGCCTTGCGTGGGCTTTCCGCCAGCGGCGCGGGCAAGGTGGCAACCGAACAAGGCGAACTGACCGTGCAAGGCGCGCTTCAGGCCTCGATTCAGGATCTGTCGCGCCTGTCTGCCCTGGCCAAGCGGGACCTTCGCGGCAGTCTTGACGCCGATCTGGACGGCAAGGCGACCCTGACCACCGGCGCCTTTGACCTGACGCTGTCGACGACTGGCAATGACCTGGCTGTTGGCATTGCCGATGTCGATGACTTGCTGGTCGGACCCAGCCGGCTTGACGTCTCTGCCTTGCGCGATGCCACGGGTCTGACCCTTCGGCAGGCGCAGGTGACCACGCGCGGCCTTTCGGCCAATGGTGCCGGGCGGGTGGCGAGCGGCGACAGCGACGTGACCTTTTCCGCCGATCTGGCCCGCACCGAAGGGTTCGCGCCCAGCCTGACCGGCCCCTCGCGGGTGTCCGGCCGCGCGGTTCAGAATGCCGAGGGCTGGCGCGTGACACTCGACGGAACCGCGCCGCGCGCCATCACCCTGACCGCCGATCTTGACCTGCCGACAAAGGGCGACCCTTCGGCAACCTTCGATGCGCGGATCGGATCGCTGGCCTGGGTGGCCCCCGAACTGGCCGGCCCCGGCAGCATTCGGGGCCGCGCGCAGCGCAGCGGCAGTCAATGGGTCGTGGACACCACCGCCAGCGGCCCGGGGGGCATCACCGCAGATCTGGCGGGGCAGATCGCTCAGGATGCCAAAACCGCGGCCCTGGGCGTCACGGGGCGCTTGCCGTTGGGCCTTGCAAACCGGCGGCTGGGGGCCAATTCGGTGCAAGGGATGGCGCAGGTCGACCTGCGGCTTGATGGTCCGCTGACGCTGTCGTCGCTGTCCGGGCAGATCACCACGTCCGACTCGCGGCTGGCGGTGCCGGCCCTGCGCAATGCGCTGAAGGGCATCGAGGCGACGGTCACCCTGAACGCCGGTCAGGCCGATTTCGACGCGCGCGGCAAGCTGGATTCCGGCGGCACAATCCGGACCGATGGGCGGGTGCGCCTGCAGGCCCCCTTTGTGACCGAGGCAGAGGTCATCCTGAAAGGCGTCAAGATCACCGATCCCGAACTTTACGAAACCCACGCCAACGGCACCCTGCGGCTAAGCGGCAGCGCGCCGGCAAACCTGGCGTTGTCCGGGCAGTTGGTGCTGGACGAAACCGAAATCCGGGTGCCCTCTACGGGCATCGGATCCTATGGTGCCGTTCCGGACATCACCCATCTGAACGAACCGGGCGGGGTGCGCCGCACCCGCAGCTATGCGGGGCTTCTGGACGTGACCGGCGCGGCCGAAAACGGCGGCGGCGTGGCCGTGGGGCTGGATGTTGAAATTGTCGCGCTGAACCGGATTTTCGTGCGCGGCCGGGGGCTGGATGCCGAATTGGGCGGGCAGTTGCGGCTGACCGGGTCCAGCGCGGATGTGATCCCGCAAGGACGGTTCGACCTCATCCGCGGGCGGCTTGATATCCTTGGCAAGCGCCTGATCCTCGAGGAAGGCTCGGCCCGGCTTCAGGGGGACCTGGTTCCGATGCTGCGTCTTGTTGCGCGCACGACTGCTGATGACACGGTGGTTTACGTCACGATCGAAGGTCCGGCGGATTCGCCCGAAATCAAGTTCGAATCCGACCCCGCCCTGCCCGAGGACGAAGTCCTGGCGCGCCTGTTGTTCGGGCGCGGTGTGTCGTCGATCTCGGCTTTGCAGGCGGTGCAGTTGGCATCGGCCGTGGCAACCTTGGCGGGGCAGGGCGGTGTCGGGATCGTCGAAAGGCTGCGCCAGACCACCGGGTTCGACGATCTTGACGTGACCACCGATGAAAACGGCGCCGCGACGCTGCGTGTTGGCAAATACATCAG